One Streptomyces sp. 840.1 genomic window, ACCGTGATGACCGCCACCCACACCACCGCGACGATGCCGATGGGGCGGGACCAGCGGCCCAGGTGCCAGGGGCCGCGCCGGAAGTCGTCGCCGCGCAGGAGGCGGAGCAGGGTGGGGATGACGTAGGCGATGTAGAGGCCGATCACCGCGATGGAGGTGACCGCCGCGTACGCGGTGACGTTGATCAGGTACGGGAGGCCCAGCACCAGCGCACCGGCGGCGGCCAGCCAGACCGCTGCCACGGGGGTGCGGGTGCGGGGGCTGACCGTGTGCCAGACGTGGGAGAACGGGAGGGCGCCGTCCCGGGAGAACGCGTAGATCATGCGGCTGTTGGCGGTCACGGACGCCATTCCGCAGAAGAGCTGGGCCCCGATCACCACCAGGAGCAGCAGCTTGCCGGTGGTGGCGCCCAGGGCGTCCAGGAGGATCTGGGCCGGCGGGGCGCCGGTCGGGGAGGCCAGGGCGCCGTCGTAGGACTGGATGGCGAAGGTGAAGCCGAGCAGGAGGACGAAGCCGGCGATCCAGGAGGTCCAGATCGACTGGACGATGCCGCGCGGGCCCGCCGTCGCGGCGTCGTGGGTCTCCTCCGTCATATGGGCGGAGGCGTCGTAGCCGGTGAAGGTGTACTGGGCCATCAGCAGCCCGATCATCACCACGTAGAAGCCGCTGCCCCAGCCGGTGTTGTTCACGAACTCCGTGAAGACGAACGACGCCGACTGGTGCGAGTCCGGTACGAAGGTCAGCGCGCCGACGATGACCGCGACGCCGAGCACGTGCCACCACACGCTGACGCTGTTGAGGATCGCGACGATCCGGACCCCGAAGGTGTTCAGCAGCCCGTGCAGGAACAGGATCGCGGCGAAGAGGAGGATCGTGCGGCCGGGCGTGATCCCGAAGTCGAACTGGAGGTTGAGGTAGGCGCCCAGGAACGACGCAGCCCCGAAGTCGATCCCGGCGGTCACGGCCACCTGGCCGAGCACGTTGAACCAGCCGGTGAACCACGCCCACGCCGCCGCCGAGCGCGGCGGAGCCAGCCGGTGGGCCCAGAAGTAGAGGCCTGCGGAGGTCGGGTACGCCGAACAGATCTCGGCCATCGCGAGCCCGACGAACAACGTCATCAGCCCGACGCCGACCCAGCCCCAGGTGATCAGGACCGGGCCGCCGGTGTTCATGCCGAACAGGTAGAGCGTCAGGCAGC contains:
- a CDS encoding amino acid permease, which codes for MTNNPRSAPSGRPGRAESSSAQAPPSSPAAPGSDEERLAELGYTQVLARRMSAFSNYAVSFTIISVLSGCLTLYLFGMNTGGPVLITWGWVGVGLMTLFVGLAMAEICSAYPTSAGLYFWAHRLAPPRSAAAWAWFTGWFNVLGQVAVTAGIDFGAASFLGAYLNLQFDFGITPGRTILLFAAILFLHGLLNTFGVRIVAILNSVSVWWHVLGVAVIVGALTFVPDSHQSASFVFTEFVNNTGWGSGFYVVMIGLLMAQYTFTGYDASAHMTEETHDAATAGPRGIVQSIWTSWIAGFVLLLGFTFAIQSYDGALASPTGAPPAQILLDALGATTGKLLLLVVIGAQLFCGMASVTANSRMIYAFSRDGALPFSHVWHTVSPRTRTPVAAVWLAAAGALVLGLPYLINVTAYAAVTSIAVIGLYIAYVIPTLLRLLRGDDFRRGPWHLGRWSRPIGIVAVVWVAVITVLFMLPQVSPVTWETFNYAPIAVLVVLGFAATWWLASARHWFLNPDHKRTIARNTPR